TCTGCACGGCGGCGCGCTTCCGGCGGCAGCTCACGACGGCCCTGCTCGATCGCGTCCGCGATCGCACCGGCAATCAGCTGCACGGAGCGAATCGCGTCGTCGTTGCCCGGCACGGCGTAGTCGATCAGGTCCGGATCCGCGTTCGTGTCCGCGATCGCAATGACCGGGATGCCCAGCTTGCGGGCTTCCTTGACCGCGATCAGCTCCTTCTTCGCGTCCACCACGAACAGCGCGCCCGGCAGGCGGCCCATCTCCTTCACGCCGCCCATGTACTTCGCCAGCTTGTCCCGCTCGCGCTGGAGCAGCAGCTGCTCCTTCTTCGTGTAGAACTCGTACGCGCCCTCTTCGAGGCCGCGATCCAGCTCCTTCAGCCGGCGGATCTGCTTCTTGATCGTCGTGAAGTTCGTCAGCATCCCGCCGAGCCACCGCTCCGTGACCCAGAACGCGCCCGCGCGCTCGGCCTCGGCCTCGATGATCGGACGCAGC
Above is a genomic segment from Longimicrobiales bacterium containing:
- the rpsB gene encoding 30S ribosomal protein S2, with the translated sequence LRPIIEAEAERAGAFWVTERWLGGMLTNFTTIKKQIRRLKELDRGLEEGAYEFYTKKEQLLLQRERDKLAKYMGGVKEMGRLPGALFVVDAKKELIAVKEARKLGIPVIAIADTNADPDLIDYAVPGNDDAIRSVQLIAGAIADAIEQGRRELPPEARRRADEVEAVTYSSEGGLAQDTSAQDGDKGKRRRPRRKRRPRPEVIANLRVPGEVEPESDEGDSDSDEA